Proteins from one Streptomyces genisteinicus genomic window:
- a CDS encoding DUF397 domain-containing protein, protein MGSAQEKDELYALDISGVEWLGAPGTSPDEERVEIAHLPNGAVAMRSSLDPETVLRYTEAEWRAFVLGARDGEFDLT, encoded by the coding sequence ATGGGCAGCGCGCAGGAGAAGGACGAGCTGTACGCCCTGGACATCTCCGGTGTCGAATGGCTGGGGGCGCCGGGCACGAGCCCGGACGAGGAGCGCGTCGAGATCGCGCACCTCCCGAACGGGGCCGTGGCGATGCGCTCGTCCCTCGATCCGGAGACGGTGCTCCGCTACACGGAGGCCGAGTGGAGGGCGTTCGTCCTCGGCGCCCGGGACGGCGAGTTCGACCTGACGTGA